A stretch of the Solirubrobacterales bacterium genome encodes the following:
- the pdxT gene encoding pyridoxal 5'-phosphate synthase glutaminase subunit PdxT, whose amino-acid sequence MSVNTLPSPELREAARLRIGVLASQGDFAAHAAMLASLGATAVEVRTSEELRDLDGLVIPGGESTTIAKAIERDGLESAIRAHAASGRPILGTCAGMIICDREHLGLVDAVARRNAFGRQIASFEVELEVSGLGPDPMRAVFIRAPWIADYGDEVEVLASHDGHPVVVRQDRTVLSAFHPELTDDSRLHALLMALATSQRTSDVGPRTTSHKS is encoded by the coding sequence ATGTCTGTGAACACCCTGCCGTCGCCCGAGCTTCGGGAGGCGGCTCGACTACGAATCGGCGTGCTGGCCAGCCAGGGCGACTTCGCGGCCCATGCGGCGATGCTCGCCTCGCTCGGCGCGACTGCGGTCGAGGTGCGAACCTCCGAAGAGCTCCGCGACCTGGACGGGCTCGTGATTCCGGGCGGCGAGAGCACCACGATCGCGAAGGCGATCGAACGCGACGGGCTCGAATCCGCGATTCGCGCCCACGCCGCGTCCGGCCGTCCGATCCTGGGAACCTGCGCCGGCATGATCATCTGCGACCGGGAGCACCTGGGGCTCGTGGACGCCGTGGCCCGCCGGAACGCCTTCGGCCGCCAGATCGCCAGCTTCGAGGTTGAGCTCGAGGTCAGCGGGCTTGGCCCCGACCCGATGCGCGCGGTGTTCATCAGGGCCCCGTGGATAGCGGACTACGGCGACGAGGTCGAGGTGCTGGCCAGTCACGACGGCCACCCGGTGGTCGTCCGCCAGGATCGGACCGTGCTGAGCGCCTTTCACCCGGAGCTGACCGACGACTCCCGCCTACACGCGCTGCTGATGGCACTCGCCACGTCCCAGCGAACGAGCGACGTCGGCCCTCGAACGACGAGCCACAAATCATGA